The sequence below is a genomic window from Streptomyces sp. NBC_00582.
TCAGCTCAAGGAGCGGAGGTGGCTCCCCGTGCTGGCCCCGCGCCTGCCGCTCCCGGTGCCGGTCCCGGTCCGGTTCGGCGAACCCTCCGAGCGCTTCCCCAAGCACTGGACCGTGATGACATGGGTTCCCGGCGAGCCGCTGGACCACGGCTCGATCAGCCGCGGCGACCACGCGGCCGACACACTGGCGGGCTTCCTCCGGGCGCTCCACGTGGAGGCACCCGCCGAGGCGCCGATCGCCGTGGACCGCGGTGGCCATCCCAAGGACTGCACGGACGGCTTCGAGAACTTCTTGCAGGCCACTGCCCCCGAAGACGTCGCCGCCGACGTCCGGGCCGTCTGGGACGACGCCGTCGCGGCCCCCGCGTGGGAGGGCTCGCCGGTGTGGGTGCACGGCGACCTCCATCCCGCGAACGTCGTCGTCTCGGACGGAACGCTCTCGGGCATCGTCGACTTCGGCGACATGTTCGCCGGCGATCCGGCGTGGGACCTCGCCGCCGCATGGGTGCTGCTGCCCGCGGGCACGGCCTCACGGTTCTTCTCCATGTACGCGCACGCAGACGAGGCGGCGATCCGGCGCGCCCGCGGGCTGGCCGCCATGAAGAGCCTCTTCCTGATGCTCATGGGGCAGAACGGGGACCAGGGCCTTCCCGGC
It includes:
- a CDS encoding aminoglycoside phosphotransferase family protein; amino-acid sequence: MTDTEIEITADLVRDLLREQHPDLAGLAIREVVGGWGNQMWRLGDELAVRMQRMDPTPELQLKERRWLPVLAPRLPLPVPVPVRFGEPSERFPKHWTVMTWVPGEPLDHGSISRGDHAADTLAGFLRALHVEAPAEAPIAVDRGGHPKDCTDGFENFLQATAPEDVAADVRAVWDDAVAAPAWEGSPVWVHGDLHPANVVVSDGTLSGIVDFGDMFAGDPAWDLAAAWVLLPAGTASRFFSMYAHADEAAIRRARGLAAMKSLFLMLMGQNGDQGLPGGKPHWGPAGRAALDRVLKGV